In the genome of Aridibaculum aurantiacum, one region contains:
- a CDS encoding alpha/beta fold hydrolase, whose translation MKPLLLLHGAIGSQEQLAPLKHILSSHYIVHSIDFSGHGGKPFANDFSIEQFAQEVKDWLREQKLKKITLFGYSMGGYVALYLAKHYPSLVEGVATLGTKLHWDEMVAGKETAMLNPVKMQQKVPAFADQLKNRHHPNDWQELVNKTSEMLHDMGANPPLHLFDFKEIKCPVLLVLGDRDQMVSLVETATVYKQLPNGQLAILPATPHAIEQVDLDLLSAIFLKHLAAKEVVKKPKQLSKPKA comes from the coding sequence ATGAAACCATTACTACTACTGCATGGCGCCATCGGCTCCCAGGAGCAACTGGCACCGCTTAAGCATATATTGTCGTCACACTACATTGTACATTCTATAGATTTTAGTGGCCACGGCGGCAAACCATTCGCTAATGATTTTTCCATAGAACAATTTGCGCAGGAGGTAAAAGACTGGCTGCGCGAACAGAAGCTAAAGAAGATAACGCTGTTTGGATATAGCATGGGTGGATATGTAGCACTATACCTGGCAAAGCATTATCCATCATTGGTGGAAGGTGTGGCTACTCTTGGCACCAAACTACATTGGGACGAAATGGTTGCGGGTAAAGAAACAGCCATGCTAAACCCGGTAAAAATGCAGCAAAAGGTCCCTGCTTTTGCTGATCAATTAAAGAACAGGCATCATCCAAATGACTGGCAGGAACTGGTAAATAAAACAAGCGAAATGCTGCATGATATGGGTGCAAATCCGCCGCTTCACCTTTTTGATTTTAAAGAAATAAAATGCCCGGTGCTGCTGGTACTCGGAGATAGGGACCAGATGGTTTCACTGGTAGAAACAGCAACAGTATATAAACAATTACCAAATGGACAACTTGCTATACTACCTGCTACACCACATGCTATTGAGCAGGTAGATCTCGATCTGCTATCTGCCATTTTTTTAAAACATTTAGCTGCTAAAGAAGTTGTGAAGAAGCCAAAGCAACTATCGAAACCTAAAGCTTAA
- a CDS encoding META domain-containing protein → MKKTLIVLPLAFLLVNCSTSRNTTTGGTGTNTGTSMDGSVSTTNVPATADQAMYGSNASAGAGMTTGTMGTTSVANATMTSDAYHANTGVMSQGNVYNGYNDARAADLATTGTGGWTYNTDMRRNTNYNSAVDGQWTLVMTPEMASAWRSDANRASDYASYWTPEAIRARNSQTYLSASATMDARNAGTTTASNNKRSTTGTKAGAKTSAGMTSGTAGNINAGVSGSAGMNANTTGMNAGVGANSSAGLTSGTAGNMNAGVSGSAGMNTNTGVNAGVNASTNANTNTGTGISSDDNTVFVNDAGAGINSNGTQIADVGTTGTNGNAAAIQNARAQAHAQGGVNAGTGANATMSGTTGTNTGTTGMAQNNTMNQDRNTGTTQGNMTGTTNMNQGTAMNQNNMNSSANMSNTSLNAGTGGLDLTAANGNNFMLPRLNLNIENGSYTGYTGCNQIMGSLIVDGDRLQFQNTNPATAIECSGGFDQQAFLDRIRRVNSYEVVNNELRLKNGNEVLMVLAKNNNR, encoded by the coding sequence ATGAAAAAAACACTTATTGTACTGCCATTGGCATTCCTCCTGGTCAATTGCAGTACGTCAAGAAACACAACAACAGGAGGAACGGGGACTAATACTGGTACATCAATGGATGGCTCTGTAAGCACCACTAATGTACCAGCTACTGCTGACCAGGCAATGTATGGAAGCAACGCATCTGCAGGTGCTGGCATGACAACAGGAACCATGGGTACAACCAGCGTAGCCAATGCTACTATGACCTCTGATGCATACCACGCTAATACAGGTGTTATGTCGCAGGGAAATGTTTACAACGGCTACAACGATGCACGCGCTGCTGACCTTGCAACAACTGGTACCGGAGGCTGGACTTACAACACCGACATGCGCAGAAATACGAACTACAATTCTGCAGTAGATGGACAGTGGACACTGGTTATGACACCTGAGATGGCTTCTGCATGGAGATCAGATGCGAACCGTGCTTCAGATTATGCCAGCTATTGGACACCAGAAGCTATAAGAGCAAGAAATAGTCAAACATATCTTTCTGCTTCTGCTACCATGGATGCGCGTAATGCAGGTACAACTACAGCAAGCAATAACAAACGTTCTACTACAGGTACCAAGGCAGGAGCAAAAACTTCAGCAGGTATGACATCTGGCACAGCTGGAAATATAAATGCTGGCGTAAGTGGTTCTGCAGGTATGAATGCCAATACCACCGGTATGAATGCAGGTGTAGGTGCTAATTCTTCAGCAGGTTTGACATCAGGCACAGCTGGAAATATGAATGCTGGCGTAAGTGGTTCTGCAGGTATGAATACAAACACTGGAGTAAACGCAGGTGTCAACGCTTCTACTAATGCTAACACCAATACAGGTACAGGCATTTCTTCTGATGACAATACCGTATTCGTAAATGATGCAGGTGCTGGAATTAATTCAAATGGAACACAGATAGCTGATGTAGGAACTACAGGTACAAATGGTAATGCAGCTGCTATTCAAAATGCACGTGCACAGGCACATGCTCAAGGTGGAGTAAATGCAGGTACTGGTGCTAATGCTACAATGAGTGGTACTACTGGTACAAATACCGGCACTACTGGTATGGCACAGAACAACACCATGAACCAGGACAGGAACACTGGCACGACTCAAGGTAACATGACTGGAACAACCAACATGAACCAGGGCACAGCTATGAATCAAAATAACATGAATAGCTCTGCCAACATGAGTAACACATCGCTTAATGCTGGCACAGGCGGACTGGATCTTACTGCAGCAAACGGTAATAACTTCATGTTGCCAAGACTAAACCTGAACATCGAAAATGGAAGCTATACCGGCTACACAGGTTGCAACCAAATAATGGGTAGTTTGATAGTAGATGGCGACAGGCTGCAGTTCCAAAACACCAATCCTGCAACAGCAATAGAGTGCAGTGGCGGTTTCGATCAACAGGCTTTCTTAGATCGTATTCGCAGGGTAAATTCTTATGAGGTAGTGAACAATGAACTACGCCTAAAAAATGGCAATGAAGTTCTGATGGTACTTGCGAAGAATAACAACAGGTAA
- a CDS encoding alpha/beta fold hydrolase — translation MKKYKLRWLRITARIILVLLALLLIASFVFDQLVQFRQPDEELQAYFQENKVPGKIGYYNSQGRRIRYASVGNDSLPMLVFIHGAPSSLGIYQEYFRDSLFLRKFKMVALDRPGYGYSGFGDPMPSIQKQAAAIRPLIDSLHHPTRPIIIVGSSYGSSIACRFAMDYPQLVDAIVLVAPSMAPGEEKIFWFSRTIEHPLLRSLVPRMFQSANTEKLAHEAELKKMLPYWKNIMVPVMYMQGEKDELLYTSNAVFAKKELVNVPYLDIHFFPGRPHFIPFTEKATIRKKILHMLHLVTSGEYTKEQQKD, via the coding sequence ATGAAGAAATATAAACTGCGATGGTTAAGAATAACAGCTAGGATCATACTGGTGTTACTAGCATTGTTGCTGATAGCAAGTTTTGTTTTCGATCAGCTTGTACAATTCAGGCAGCCAGATGAAGAATTACAAGCCTATTTCCAGGAGAATAAAGTACCAGGCAAGATTGGCTACTATAATAGCCAGGGCAGGCGTATCCGGTATGCATCGGTAGGTAATGATAGTTTGCCTATGCTGGTTTTTATACATGGTGCGCCCAGTTCGTTAGGTATTTACCAGGAGTATTTCAGGGATAGCTTGTTTCTCAGAAAATTCAAAATGGTGGCGCTTGACAGGCCCGGCTACGGCTACTCCGGTTTTGGTGATCCAATGCCTTCTATACAAAAACAAGCAGCTGCTATCCGCCCTCTTATAGATTCACTGCATCATCCCACTCGTCCTATTATCATTGTAGGAAGTAGTTATGGCTCATCCATAGCTTGCAGGTTTGCTATGGATTACCCGCAACTGGTAGATGCGATTGTGCTGGTGGCGCCATCAATGGCGCCGGGTGAAGAAAAGATCTTCTGGTTTTCACGAACAATAGAACATCCGCTGTTACGTAGCCTGGTGCCGCGCATGTTTCAAAGTGCCAATACTGAAAAGCTGGCGCATGAAGCAGAATTGAAAAAGATGCTGCCGTATTGGAAGAATATAATGGTTCCGGTAATGTATATGCAAGGTGAAAAAGATGAGCTGTTGTATACCAGCAATGCTGTTTTTGCTAAAAAAGAATTAGTGAATGTGCCGTACCTGGATATTCACTTCTTCCCTGGGCGGCCGCACTTTATTCCTTTTACAGAAAAAGCTACTATACGAAAGAAAATTCTGCATATGCTGCACCTCGTTACCAGCGGAGAATACACCAAAGAGCAGCAAAAAGATTAA
- a CDS encoding helix-turn-helix domain-containing protein: MAIDTSNTSFKNAVAFVSGTGKHLFITGKAGTGKTTFLKYIREHSQKKMAVVAPTGVAAINAGGVTLHSFFQLPFGAFVPGPLHGWNGFESGINNRDTLLKNLRLPSAKRDVIKELELLVIDEVSMVRADLLDAVDTVLRHVRRKPHLPFGGVQMVYIGDLYQLPPVVNNTEWEILNQHYNSPFFFDSKAIQQAPPVYIELKKIYRQKDDAFINLLNSVRNNCCTHDDLQLLHQYYKPEFTVGQNEGYIILTSHNARADQVNQQELEKLPAKAEKFEAIITGDFPDKAYPVDRTLYLKVGAQVMFIKNDKGEQRRFYNGKLATISRIDGEDIYVTFPNEPEEMQLEHELWRNIRYHYNKEQDEVDEEEIGTFSQFPIRLAWAITIHKSQGLTFNKAVIDAGASFAPGQVYVALSRLTSIDGLVLLSKISSSSISTDNRVQHFAQLELPENEADSLLEKEQRVYTEQMLMTNFSFRKLLDELDALVQSYEERQFPGKETAEEWAASMATNASALEEVADKFIKKLTYLFASTSDGSYEQVSERTTAAATYFEKEIEEKLAKPLNKHLEEMKVKQKTKKYIKELQHLQLLVKRQQQQVKQAALLAQALHQKVDIVQVLERIVEDKKAVPPPVEVPKGRPAKGESARTSLQLFKEGKAIADIAEVRSLSPSTVMSHLSEFILTGEVDITDLVEAEKLDKILAVTTDDSTSSSIKEILGDDFSFGEIKAAKIFHDYQKAMKVS; the protein is encoded by the coding sequence ATGGCTATCGATACTTCCAATACCAGTTTTAAAAATGCAGTTGCATTTGTAAGCGGCACCGGCAAACACCTGTTTATTACAGGTAAAGCAGGTACAGGAAAAACCACTTTTCTTAAATATATCCGCGAACACAGCCAGAAGAAAATGGCTGTAGTAGCTCCCACAGGTGTGGCTGCCATCAATGCAGGAGGTGTTACTTTACATTCTTTTTTTCAACTTCCTTTTGGTGCCTTTGTACCTGGACCACTTCACGGCTGGAATGGCTTTGAGTCAGGCATCAATAATCGCGATACACTGCTAAAGAACCTGCGCCTGCCATCAGCAAAACGCGATGTAATAAAAGAACTGGAACTGCTGGTTATAGATGAAGTTTCAATGGTACGGGCAGACCTGCTGGATGCTGTAGATACTGTTTTACGACATGTGAGGCGTAAGCCACATCTTCCTTTTGGTGGCGTGCAGATGGTTTATATAGGCGACCTGTACCAGCTTCCACCCGTGGTAAACAATACGGAGTGGGAGATACTGAACCAGCACTACAATAGCCCGTTCTTTTTTGACTCTAAAGCCATACAGCAAGCGCCTCCTGTTTACATAGAACTGAAGAAGATCTACCGGCAAAAAGATGATGCATTCATCAACCTGCTGAACAGTGTAAGAAACAACTGCTGCACCCATGACGACCTGCAGCTTTTACACCAGTACTACAAGCCAGAATTTACGGTAGGCCAGAATGAAGGATATATCATTCTTACTTCGCACAATGCTCGGGCCGACCAGGTAAACCAGCAAGAGCTGGAAAAACTGCCTGCCAAAGCGGAAAAGTTTGAAGCAATTATAACAGGCGATTTTCCTGATAAAGCATATCCTGTAGACAGAACGCTTTACCTGAAAGTGGGTGCACAGGTAATGTTCATTAAAAACGACAAAGGCGAACAGCGGCGTTTTTACAATGGAAAGCTGGCTACCATATCTCGCATAGATGGAGAAGATATTTACGTGACATTTCCTAACGAGCCGGAAGAAATGCAGCTGGAGCATGAATTGTGGCGTAACATCCGATACCACTACAACAAAGAACAAGACGAAGTAGACGAAGAGGAAATTGGAACTTTTTCGCAGTTTCCTATCCGTCTGGCCTGGGCTATTACCATTCACAAAAGCCAGGGACTTACGTTCAATAAAGCAGTGATAGATGCAGGGGCTTCTTTTGCTCCCGGGCAGGTTTATGTGGCGCTTAGCCGCCTTACTTCCATTGATGGTTTGGTGCTGCTGTCAAAGATCAGCTCCTCCAGTATTTCTACCGATAACAGGGTGCAGCATTTTGCCCAGCTGGAGCTGCCAGAAAATGAAGCTGACAGTCTGCTGGAAAAAGAGCAAAGGGTGTATACCGAGCAAATGCTGATGACCAACTTCAGCTTTAGAAAATTGTTGGATGAACTGGACGCGCTAGTGCAGTCGTATGAAGAGCGCCAGTTTCCTGGTAAAGAAACTGCTGAAGAATGGGCTGCATCTATGGCCACCAATGCATCGGCACTTGAAGAAGTGGCTGACAAGTTCATAAAGAAGCTTACCTACCTTTTTGCCAGCACATCCGACGGCAGCTATGAGCAAGTTTCAGAACGCACAACAGCTGCCGCTACTTATTTTGAAAAAGAGATAGAGGAGAAACTAGCCAAGCCACTAAACAAGCACCTGGAAGAGATGAAGGTGAAGCAGAAGACAAAAAAATATATAAAGGAACTGCAACACCTACAGCTTTTAGTAAAGCGACAACAGCAACAGGTAAAGCAGGCAGCTTTACTGGCACAGGCGCTTCACCAGAAGGTAGACATTGTACAAGTGTTAGAACGAATAGTAGAAGATAAGAAAGCTGTTCCCCCACCTGTAGAAGTGCCTAAAGGCAGGCCGGCAAAAGGTGAAAGTGCACGCACATCATTACAGCTTTTTAAAGAAGGTAAGGCTATAGCTGATATAGCAGAAGTAAGGTCTCTTTCACCTTCAACTGTTATGAGTCATTTAAGCGAGTTTATACTAACAGGGGAAGTGGACATAACCGACCTGGTGGAAGCAGAAAAACTTGATAAGATACTGGCTGTTACAACTGATGATTCTACCTCCTCAAGTATCAAAGAAATCTTAGGTGATGATTTTTCTTTCGGAGAGATCAAAGCAGCCAAGATCTTTCACGACTACCAGAAGGCTATGAAGGTGAGTTAA
- a CDS encoding NifU family protein, which translates to MIKTGNPIISIYTEMTPNPETMKFVANKLLYPGKSIDFPDETTAAPSPLAKELFSFPFIKSVFIASNFVTLTKTSDTEDWQDVIPTIKQFLKDYLENGGTVINEDELTTAKSEGGNAIAADDDDVVKRIKELLENYVKPAVEMDGGAIQFKSYEEGVVSLMLQGSCSGCPSSMITLKAGIEGMMKRMIPEVKEVVAEAE; encoded by the coding sequence ATGATCAAAACAGGCAACCCCATTATCAGCATATATACAGAGATGACACCTAACCCTGAAACAATGAAGTTTGTTGCCAACAAACTATTGTATCCAGGTAAGAGCATCGATTTTCCTGATGAAACGACAGCGGCACCTTCGCCACTTGCAAAAGAACTATTCAGCTTCCCGTTTATAAAGAGCGTATTTATCGCCAGCAACTTTGTTACACTTACCAAAACTTCAGACACTGAAGATTGGCAGGATGTAATTCCAACCATCAAGCAATTCCTGAAGGACTACCTGGAAAATGGTGGAACTGTAATAAATGAAGATGAACTGACCACTGCTAAATCAGAAGGTGGCAATGCTATAGCAGCAGATGATGACGACGTAGTGAAGCGCATTAAAGAACTACTGGAGAACTATGTAAAACCTGCAGTAGAAATGGATGGCGGTGCAATTCAGTTTAAAAGTTATGAAGAAGGCGTAGTAAGCCTGATGCTGCAGGGAAGCTGCAGTGGATGCCCATCTAGCATGATAACATTGAAAGCTGGTATTGAAGGTATGATGAAACGTATGATACCAGAAGTGAAAGAAGTAGTAGCTGAAGCAGAATAA
- the obgE gene encoding GTPase ObgE, whose protein sequence is MERSNFIDHIRIFCKSGHGGAGSRHFMRNKLTAYGGPDGGDGGRGGHIILRGNSQMWTLLHLRYFKNVLAEDGHPGGDNNRTGREGKDVIIEVPLGTIAKDEETGEKEVEILEHGQEVIWVKGGRGGLGNSNFATPTNQAPEHAQPGEPGSEGWKVLELKVLADVGLVGFPNAGKSTLLSVITAAKPKIADYAFTTLTPQLGMVQYRGNKSFCVADLPGIIEGAAEGKGLGHRFLRHIERNSCLLFLIPADSADHKKEFDILYNELEEYNQELLQKDFIIAISKSDMLDDELKEAIAKELPQDIPHIFISSVTQTGLTELKDLLWKTLNK, encoded by the coding sequence ATGGAGAGAAGTAATTTTATTGACCACATCCGCATATTTTGTAAGAGCGGACATGGTGGAGCCGGCAGCAGGCATTTTATGCGTAATAAGCTTACTGCATATGGAGGCCCTGATGGTGGAGACGGTGGACGAGGCGGTCATATTATACTGCGTGGCAACAGCCAGATGTGGACATTGCTGCACCTCAGGTATTTTAAAAATGTACTGGCTGAAGACGGTCATCCTGGTGGCGACAACAACCGTACGGGCCGCGAAGGAAAAGACGTGATAATAGAAGTGCCGCTAGGTACAATAGCCAAGGATGAGGAGACAGGGGAGAAAGAGGTGGAAATTCTGGAACATGGACAGGAGGTGATATGGGTAAAAGGAGGTCGTGGGGGATTGGGTAATTCAAATTTTGCTACACCTACCAACCAGGCGCCAGAACATGCACAACCCGGTGAGCCTGGCTCGGAAGGATGGAAAGTGTTGGAACTGAAAGTACTGGCAGATGTGGGATTGGTTGGTTTTCCTAACGCTGGTAAATCAACTTTGCTTTCTGTTATCACCGCAGCGAAACCTAAAATAGCTGATTATGCTTTTACCACGCTTACACCTCAACTGGGGATGGTGCAATATAGAGGCAACAAGAGTTTTTGCGTAGCAGACCTTCCGGGTATAATAGAAGGTGCTGCAGAAGGTAAAGGCTTGGGTCATCGTTTTCTACGGCATATAGAAAGAAACTCATGCTTGTTGTTTCTTATTCCTGCTGACAGTGCTGATCATAAAAAGGAGTTTGACATACTGTACAATGAATTGGAAGAGTACAACCAGGAGCTACTTCAAAAAGATTTTATTATAGCTATTAGCAAAAGCGATATGCTGGATGATGAACTGAAAGAAGCTATTGCTAAAGAACTTCCACAGGATATTCCACATATTTTCATTTCGTCTGTTACCCAAACTGGTCTCACAGAATTGAAAGACCTGCTTTGGAAGACACTGAACAAGTAG
- a CDS encoding heavy metal-binding domain-containing protein has product MKMKTIIFYSFTCRKQAACVIRLSTFIKTYSMITTTTNVIEGQPIKQYLGIVSSESIIGANIFKDLFAGIRDIVGGRSGTYERVIDEARTNAMNELVQKAQALGANAVIGIDLDFETVGSGGSMLMVIATGTAVRI; this is encoded by the coding sequence ATGAAAATGAAGACCATCATCTTCTACTCATTTACCTGCCGGAAACAAGCTGCTTGTGTCATTCGTTTATCTACATTTATAAAAACATATAGTATGATAACTACAACAACAAATGTTATAGAAGGACAACCGATAAAACAATACCTGGGAATTGTAAGTTCAGAATCAATCATTGGCGCTAACATCTTTAAAGACCTGTTTGCAGGTATACGCGATATAGTTGGTGGCCGCAGTGGCACCTACGAAAGAGTGATAGACGAAGCAAGAACCAATGCTATGAATGAACTGGTACAAAAGGCACAGGCATTGGGAGCAAATGCGGTTATAGGTATTGACCTTGATTTTGAAACGGTAGGTAGCGGTGGAAGTATGCTAATGGTAATAGCGACCGGAACTGCTGTAAGAATATAA
- a CDS encoding heavy metal translocating P-type ATPase, whose protein sequence is MLSGKQTTGNKTACYHCGEDCGSNVIVAAENSFCCEGCKMVYEILNRSGLCDYYSINQNPGTSQREPLRKDKFAFLDDVKIRQSLISYHDTAQTHITFYLPQMHCSSCLWLLENLHRLNEHVLSSKVNFTRKEADVIFDHTKVSLRQVAELLAAIGYEPYISLSDVKQAKPRFNKSKIYKLGVAGFCFANIMLLSFPEYLGIDAKEHNLVGLFRYLNLLLSLPVFFYSSSEFYSSAWKSLRHGFLNIDAPIVLAVVVTFGRSVFEVLTDTGGGYFDSMSGIVFFMLVGRVLQDKTYEQLSFERDYTSYFPVAVTKVGRGEETPVALPDIKLDDTLLIHNQELVPADGILTRGSALIDYSFVTGESVPVQKEMGEIIYAGGKQIGSNIELLVIKEVAQSYLTRLWNREELKKDKRDEERSFVHLLARYFTWVVLAIATTSALYWYFNNDYAKIWNSVTAVLIIACPCALLLSNTFTNGNVLRLLGRNKLYLRNAQKIEDIAAVDHIVFDKTGTLTTGQYQHIEYSGEALTPSQKAKVAMLASQSTHPMSKAVAAYLGDKKRGTIAGFKEVPGKGIEGIVEGDLITIGSKQFVFGSKDHEEETCVYVAVEEQVLGKFRFKNHYRDNVPSLIRRLKRKYKNNLSILSGDNAGEKHYLQKLLGNGAEIMFHQKPEDKLETIKRLQQQGKKVMMVGDGLNDAGALKQADVGIAVTENSNTFTPASDGIIEASKLPVLYKFIKMCKINKRVVMASFVVSIMYNIVGIYYSVQGDLSPMIAAILMPSSSLSIMLITFGASNIAAWQMKMK, encoded by the coding sequence ATGCTTAGCGGTAAACAAACAACAGGAAATAAAACAGCTTGCTATCACTGCGGTGAAGATTGTGGAAGTAATGTGATAGTGGCAGCAGAAAACAGCTTTTGCTGCGAAGGTTGTAAGATGGTGTACGAGATACTGAACCGCAGCGGCCTGTGCGATTATTATTCAATTAATCAAAACCCAGGTACCAGCCAGCGGGAGCCTCTACGAAAAGATAAGTTTGCTTTTTTAGATGATGTAAAGATCAGGCAATCGCTCATAAGCTACCACGACACAGCTCAGACGCATATAACTTTTTACCTGCCGCAAATGCACTGTAGCAGCTGCCTGTGGCTGCTGGAAAATTTGCACAGGCTTAATGAGCATGTACTTTCCTCAAAAGTGAATTTTACCAGGAAAGAAGCGGATGTAATATTCGATCATACAAAAGTATCGCTGCGGCAGGTGGCAGAATTACTCGCTGCTATAGGTTATGAACCTTACATAAGTTTAAGTGATGTAAAACAGGCCAAACCACGTTTCAATAAATCGAAGATCTATAAACTTGGTGTTGCAGGATTTTGTTTTGCAAACATTATGTTGCTCAGCTTTCCTGAATATTTAGGTATAGATGCCAAGGAGCACAACCTGGTGGGACTGTTCCGCTACCTGAACTTGCTTCTCAGTCTTCCTGTATTTTTTTATAGTTCATCTGAGTTTTACAGCAGTGCATGGAAGAGCCTGCGCCATGGATTTCTAAACATTGATGCTCCTATTGTACTTGCTGTGGTAGTAACCTTTGGACGTAGTGTGTTTGAAGTATTGACAGACACTGGCGGCGGTTATTTTGATAGCATGAGCGGCATTGTTTTCTTCATGCTGGTGGGGCGTGTATTGCAGGATAAAACTTACGAGCAGCTAAGCTTTGAGCGTGATTACACTTCTTATTTCCCTGTTGCCGTTACCAAGGTTGGTAGGGGCGAAGAGACACCCGTTGCCCTTCCTGATATAAAGCTGGATGATACACTGCTGATACATAACCAGGAGCTGGTGCCTGCAGATGGTATTCTTACACGCGGCTCTGCTTTGATTGATTATAGTTTTGTGACTGGCGAAAGTGTGCCTGTACAAAAGGAGATGGGGGAGATCATTTATGCAGGCGGAAAACAGATTGGAAGCAACATTGAACTGCTGGTGATAAAGGAAGTAGCGCAGAGTTATCTTACCAGGTTGTGGAACAGGGAAGAACTGAAGAAGGATAAGCGTGATGAAGAAAGATCATTTGTTCATTTGCTTGCTCGTTACTTCACCTGGGTTGTTCTGGCTATTGCCACCACCAGTGCGCTTTATTGGTATTTCAACAATGACTATGCAAAGATCTGGAACAGCGTTACTGCTGTATTGATTATTGCTTGCCCTTGCGCGTTATTGCTAAGCAACACATTTACCAATGGAAACGTACTTCGGTTGCTTGGTAGAAATAAATTGTACCTGCGCAATGCACAAAAGATAGAAGATATAGCTGCTGTAGATCATATCGTTTTTGATAAAACAGGGACATTAACTACAGGGCAGTACCAGCATATTGAATATTCAGGTGAAGCTCTTACACCTTCGCAAAAAGCTAAGGTTGCAATGTTGGCTTCTCAATCTACGCACCCTATGAGCAAGGCTGTAGCGGCTTATTTAGGTGATAAGAAAAGAGGTACCATAGCAGGTTTTAAAGAAGTACCCGGTAAAGGAATAGAAGGCATAGTAGAAGGCGATCTTATTACAATAGGGTCAAAACAATTTGTGTTTGGAAGCAAGGATCATGAAGAAGAGACCTGCGTATATGTGGCAGTGGAGGAACAGGTGCTTGGTAAGTTCAGGTTCAAAAATCATTATCGCGATAATGTACCATCACTCATCAGGCGCTTGAAGCGAAAGTATAAGAACAATCTTTCTATCCTGAGTGGTGACAATGCTGGTGAGAAGCACTACCTGCAAAAACTACTGGGTAATGGCGCTGAAATAATGTTTCATCAAAAGCCTGAAGACAAACTGGAAACTATAAAGCGCCTGCAGCAGCAAGGTAAGAAAGTGATGATGGTGGGTGACGGCTTGAACGATGCCGGAGCACTCAAACAAGCAGATGTAGGCATTGCTGTTACCGAAAACTCTAACACATTCACACCCGCCAGTGATGGAATCATAGAAGCCAGCAAGTTGCCTGTATTGTATAAGTTTATCAAAATGTGTAAGATCAACAAGCGTGTGGTTATGGCAAGCTTTGTTGTTTCTATCATGTATAATATTGTGGGTATCTATTATTCTGTGCAGGGAGATCTTTCGCCTATGATAGCGGCTATCCTAATGCCCAGCAGCAGCCTGAGTATCATGCTCATTACCTTTGGTGCCAGCAACATTGCTGCCTGGCAAATGAAGATGAAGTGA
- a CDS encoding RNA polymerase sigma factor, with translation MPTPDNDIAIANWNAMLSGSQEAFTKLMQEFYAELFRYGYSLHQDDDAVKDCIQNLFLNLWRTKGNLRPITNVKFYLLKSLRRELHKEVLRDSSQAEKQEQFLRVQDDQSYSREDLMISKEEQAQLVSRVTEGILTLSARQQEIIYLRFYMDMKPEEIAEIISLQRQSVYNLLSDALKRLKENIQLPVSGEKPAEKNF, from the coding sequence TTGCCGACGCCAGACAACGATATTGCCATTGCCAATTGGAATGCCATGCTTAGTGGTAGCCAAGAGGCTTTTACCAAACTCATGCAGGAGTTTTATGCAGAGCTATTCCGGTATGGCTATAGTCTTCACCAGGATGATGACGCGGTGAAGGATTGCATTCAAAACCTCTTTCTTAACCTTTGGCGTACCAAAGGCAATCTTCGGCCAATTACCAATGTAAAGTTTTACCTTCTCAAGTCACTAAGGCGCGAATTACATAAAGAAGTGCTTCGTGATTCTTCCCAGGCCGAAAAACAAGAGCAGTTCCTGCGTGTACAGGACGATCAATCCTATAGCAGGGAAGACCTGATGATAAGTAAAGAGGAACAGGCTCAACTGGTGAGTAGGGTTACAGAAGGCATACTTACTTTATCTGCAAGACAGCAAGAGATCATTTACCTGCGCTTTTACATGGATATGAAACCTGAGGAAATAGCAGAAATAATCTCGTTGCAGCGGCAGTCGGTTTATAACCTGCTGTCAGATGCGCTAAAGCGTTTAAAAGAAAATATTCAGCTCCCGGTGAGTGGCGAAAAGCCGGCAGAAAAAAATTTTTAA